One genomic segment of bacterium includes these proteins:
- the mazF gene encoding endoribonuclease MazF, whose protein sequence is MVKDKPYVPEQGDAIWIRFNPQAGHEQSGRRPAVVLSPRPYNGKVGLAILCPITSQVKGYPFEVVIPPGLAVTGAILSDQVKSLDWRVRKAELICRLPKAIIAETLRKLGVLLFQQS, encoded by the coding sequence ATGGTAAAGGACAAGCCATATGTCCCTGAGCAAGGCGACGCCATATGGATCAGATTTAACCCCCAGGCCGGCCATGAACAATCAGGACGCAGACCGGCGGTAGTCCTCTCTCCTCGACCTTATAACGGTAAAGTAGGCCTTGCCATTCTTTGTCCTATTACCAGCCAAGTAAAAGGTTACCCATTTGAAGTCGTCATTCCACCTGGTTTGGCTGTTACTGGCGCTATTTTGTCCGATCAAGTCAAGAGCCTAGATTGGCGCGTGCGAAAAGCAGAGTTGATTTGCAGGTTGCCAAAAGCCATCATAGCAGAGACGCTTCGGAAACTGGGCGTGCTCTTGTTCCAACAAAGTTGA
- a CDS encoding ERCC4 domain-containing protein codes for MSIFFVLEKVQDPRFPYRLTLRSGERVLLALRVQEKWPGQKGNIFCVREERGVWACPCEEVERVPVSVMKRLGKRLSLVLERPTKKRCDFLFLTKQYKTKEGQYEQIFWRTQKALTAHRPKAKLSTSSPCFINVVIDSSERYPWKFPGCHVARGKLPVGDYAVVDERGEILAVVERKTFENMLAEFGRMPLFHQQLAELCSYPNCALVIESNYGDFLNPSKVPYYKPSFMVMALAEINALHPSLPVVFAGNRKLGQEWTLRFFHAVQTHKLDTPHPKIREVMGEYQKSSVGETTKPGSSFDSEG; via the coding sequence GTGAGCATCTTTTTTGTCTTAGAGAAGGTTCAGGACCCGAGATTTCCTTATCGGCTGACTCTGAGAAGCGGGGAGCGTGTGCTTCTGGCCCTCAGGGTTCAGGAGAAATGGCCGGGGCAGAAGGGCAACATTTTTTGTGTTCGGGAGGAGAGGGGAGTTTGGGCTTGCCCCTGCGAGGAGGTGGAGAGAGTTCCTGTATCGGTCATGAAAAGACTCGGGAAGAGGCTTTCTTTGGTTTTGGAGCGTCCCACGAAGAAGAGATGTGATTTTCTTTTTCTTACCAAGCAGTACAAGACCAAAGAAGGCCAGTACGAGCAAATATTTTGGAGAACACAGAAAGCCCTCACAGCCCACCGGCCAAAGGCCAAGCTCAGCACATCGAGTCCATGTTTCATCAATGTAGTGATTGACTCCTCGGAGAGGTATCCATGGAAATTTCCGGGCTGCCATGTGGCCAGGGGCAAACTCCCTGTGGGAGACTATGCGGTGGTGGACGAAAGAGGAGAGATCTTGGCCGTGGTTGAAAGAAAAACCTTTGAGAACATGCTGGCCGAGTTCGGAAGGATGCCCCTTTTCCATCAACAGCTGGCAGAGCTTTGTTCCTATCCTAATTGCGCCCTTGTCATAGAGAGCAATTATGGAGACTTCTTGAATCCATCCAAGGTGCCTTATTACAAGCCTTCTTTCATGGTCATGGCCCTGGCTGAGATCAACGCCTTGCACCCAAGTCTGCCTGTGGTCTTTGCCGGCAACAGAAAGCTGGGGCAAGAGTGGACCCTTAGGTTTTTTCATGCTGTGCAGACACACAAGTTGGATACCCCTCATCCCAAGATAAGAGAGGTGATGGGGGAGTACCAGAAAAGTAGTGTTGGGGAAACAACAAAGCCCGGATCATCATTTGACAGCGAAGGATGA
- a CDS encoding DUF5615 family PIN-like protein: MLRLAADENFNNDIVRGLSRRKPDFDIVRVQDVGLSGADDPTILEWAAQEGRVLLTHDVSTLTRHAYERVKAGKPMPGVFEVSRQVPIGVAIEDILLIAECSLEGEWEGQVRYLPLR; the protein is encoded by the coding sequence ATGCTTCGGCTGGCCGCCGACGAGAATTTCAACAACGACATCGTGCGTGGTCTATCGCGCCGAAAACCTGATTTTGATATTGTGCGTGTCCAAGATGTCGGTCTTTCAGGAGCGGATGACCCAACAATATTGGAATGGGCTGCCCAAGAAGGGCGGGTGTTGCTTACCCATGATGTCTCGACGCTTACACGTCATGCTTATGAGCGTGTTAAGGCTGGCAAACCTATGCCCGGCGTTTTTGAAGTCAGCCGTCAAGTTCCCATTGGGGTTGCCATAGAAGACATCCTGCTGATAGCCGAATGCAGTTTGGAAGGGGAATGGGAAGGGCAAGTGCGTTACTTACCTCTGCGATAA
- a CDS encoding N-acyl homoserine lactonase family protein, translated as MAENSGGELPSAGATAWGEAGKARLGKRGEVLESGALSERYEVYALKYAGPFTSKLAMVLWMEGWDQDIERNYYFWAIRSKTGDTTLVDTGAGPTEAGRRQLRNYVNPLEALARLGIDPEQVSKVIITHIHFDHVGGMEVFPRAFPKARFYVQKKEFDFWMKNPLSKKKPFQTMTDFLANQALAKLQGSKQLVLVDGDCSIAPGMELLLVPGHTVGLQAVMVQTNRGRLILASDCAHIHKSFRDDIPSCLITDMLAWLESYEKLRAKTSLDLIFPGHDVMMLRDFPKVAEDVTRLA; from the coding sequence ATGGCAGAAAACAGCGGTGGGGAATTGCCCTCTGCTGGTGCGACAGCATGGGGTGAGGCTGGGAAAGCAAGGTTGGGGAAAAGGGGGGAAGTGTTGGAAAGTGGGGCTTTGTCTGAGAGATATGAGGTCTATGCCCTGAAATATGCAGGCCCTTTCACCAGCAAATTGGCCATGGTGCTGTGGATGGAGGGGTGGGATCAGGATATAGAACGTAACTACTACTTTTGGGCTATTCGCTCCAAAACCGGTGACACCACCTTGGTTGACACAGGAGCCGGACCCACAGAAGCAGGCAGAAGGCAACTCAGGAACTACGTGAATCCTTTGGAAGCACTGGCGCGTCTTGGCATAGACCCAGAGCAGGTAAGCAAGGTGATCATCACCCATATCCACTTTGACCATGTGGGGGGCATGGAGGTTTTCCCCAGGGCTTTTCCCAAGGCCAGGTTCTATGTGCAAAAAAAGGAGTTTGATTTCTGGATGAAAAATCCTCTGTCCAAGAAAAAACCCTTCCAGACGATGACGGATTTTTTGGCCAACCAGGCCCTGGCTAAGCTACAAGGAAGCAAGCAGTTGGTGCTGGTGGATGGGGATTGTTCCATAGCTCCTGGGATGGAATTGCTCTTGGTTCCAGGGCACACGGTAGGGCTTCAGGCGGTAATGGTCCAAACTAACAGAGGAAGGCTTATCCTGGCCTCTGATTGTGCACACATCCACAAGAGTTTCAGAGATGACATCCCGAGCTGCCTGATCACAGACATGTTGGCCTGGCTGGAGAGCTATGAGAAACTCAGAGCCAAGACCTCCTTGGATTTGATCTTTCCGGGCCATGACGTGATGATGCTGAGGGATTTCCCAAAGGTGGCCGAGGATGTAACCAGGCTGGCATGA
- a CDS encoding LamG-like jellyroll fold domain-containing protein, translated as MKRGRSWMLLFLVTAVLVTAGVLTRQTKAATFTDDFSSGINPDHWTVTNGIYTIDDTHGDIRISKGAGGTGAPGEWARIEFNRTVYGDFDVSVEYSGAVLGGCQNQVQLNLTFGGQHVCNRRENWCGSRYSVWLDPPASTVGATGTSDTSGILRVTRVGTTVTFYANATQIYQANFNNLPVTHLSLSLQNNGTSDAISVIFDNFSLTADSIEGVCTPPPSGMVSWWGGDDNAYDIVGTNHGALSNGATFAAGKVGQAFSFDGIDDYVEMTGSSIGDFGSSPFTIDFWMYANNTGNSAYIMGKSHPDGGQGWDIRLHNGKIRLEGTDGWHPVYNWESNTSVSPSTWHHIAISATTDSISVYINGTLDGTTSRSAISSTANPFRLGFTTNYGGTPFNGLIDEVEIFNRALTAGEIAAIYNAGSAGKCRPCTPPPSNMVSWWKAEDNANDSYGTNHGTMMNGATFAAGMVGQAFSFDGVDDYVDIPSIINNRSQGTIEAWVKFNSDLFEPIGKQIFSATMGEPLDGKYDVMLLGVSPFTGESDIRFGIFQTSWEWAASGVTPTPGQWYHVVATWGSEGMKLYVNGELLGVHTYTGTSGASTYNIIGASSWPGTAFNGSIDEVQIYNRALTAQEIAAIYNAGSAGMCPIQKYNLAVTKDGTGSGTVTSDPSGINCGGTCSADFNEGTDVTLTATPEVDSTFAGWGGDCNACGTNTTCNITMDEDKACSARFDLSMEEQHNLTVTRDGTGSGTVMSSPAGINCGETCNADFNEGTDVTLTATPDAGSTFAGWGGNCASCGTNSACIVTMDADRVCVAVFDLNQYNLALNKTGTGSGTVTSSPAGIDCGQTCDADFNEGTGVNLTAIPDSGSRFVSWGDDCSSCGTETTCNITIDEDKACSATFDLSPVSGPDLVVSSLTAPESARPGGLIRVMNSVTNQGTQKAGRSKVGFYLSANNDPTIGPEDLFMGSRSVPPPAGPRKLAPGKTSSTKKRLRIPSDTVAGTYYVKAKADYQDVVQETDETNNILVSGEINIQ; from the coding sequence ATGAAAAGGGGTAGATCTTGGATGTTGCTATTTTTGGTAACGGCGGTATTGGTCACAGCAGGCGTGTTAACGCGGCAGACAAAGGCGGCAACCTTTACAGATGATTTTTCAAGCGGGATCAATCCCGATCACTGGACGGTCACCAACGGGATTTACACTATTGATGATACGCATGGCGATATTCGTATAAGCAAAGGAGCCGGGGGAACAGGAGCACCAGGAGAATGGGCAAGAATTGAGTTTAACCGTACTGTATACGGTGATTTTGATGTCTCTGTAGAGTATAGCGGAGCTGTCTTGGGCGGCTGTCAGAATCAAGTACAGCTCAATTTGACTTTTGGCGGGCAACATGTGTGCAACAGGAGAGAGAACTGGTGTGGAAGTCGATATTCTGTCTGGCTTGATCCGCCGGCATCTACAGTCGGCGCAACAGGCACATCGGACACATCCGGCATATTAAGGGTGACCCGCGTCGGCACTACTGTCACTTTCTATGCCAATGCCACTCAGATTTATCAGGCGAATTTTAATAATTTGCCTGTCACCCATCTGTCATTATCACTGCAGAATAATGGCACAAGTGACGCAATATCAGTCATATTCGATAATTTTTCGTTAACTGCGGACAGCATAGAGGGAGTCTGCACACCTCCGCCTTCAGGCATGGTTTCCTGGTGGGGTGGTGATGACAATGCTTATGACATCGTCGGAACAAATCATGGTGCTCTCAGTAACGGAGCGACTTTTGCCGCAGGCAAGGTCGGTCAGGCATTCAGTTTCGATGGGATTGATGATTATGTGGAAATGACAGGAAGCTCTATAGGAGATTTTGGAAGTAGCCCTTTTACCATTGATTTCTGGATGTATGCTAACAATACTGGCAATTCAGCTTATATTATGGGCAAATCTCATCCAGATGGGGGGCAGGGTTGGGATATCAGACTTCATAACGGCAAAATTCGCTTGGAGGGCACAGATGGATGGCATCCTGTTTATAACTGGGAAAGTAATACATCCGTTAGCCCTAGTACTTGGCATCATATAGCTATATCTGCGACGACAGATTCAATATCTGTTTACATTAATGGCACTTTGGATGGAACCACATCCCGAAGCGCTATAAGTTCGACAGCCAATCCTTTCAGGCTAGGGTTTACTACAAATTACGGAGGGACACCTTTTAATGGTCTCATCGACGAAGTAGAAATTTTCAACCGTGCGCTTACAGCTGGAGAGATTGCGGCCATCTACAATGCAGGCAGTGCCGGGAAGTGCAGGCCGTGCACCCCTCCGCCCTCAAACATGGTCTCATGGTGGAAGGCTGAGGATAATGCAAATGATAGTTATGGCACAAACCACGGCACGATGATGAACGGTGCAACCTTCGCAGCGGGCATGGTCGGGCAGGCATTCAGTTTTGACGGGGTGGATGATTATGTAGACATACCCAGTATTATCAACAACCGGTCTCAAGGCACCATTGAAGCATGGGTTAAATTTAATAGCGACCTATTCGAACCCATTGGAAAACAGATCTTTTCTGCAACCATGGGCGAACCCCTGGATGGAAAATACGATGTGATGCTCCTGGGTGTCTCTCCTTTCACGGGTGAATCCGATATCAGATTTGGTATATTCCAAACTAGCTGGGAATGGGCAGCCAGTGGAGTAACCCCGACTCCTGGGCAGTGGTACCACGTGGTTGCCACCTGGGGATCCGAAGGAATGAAGCTCTATGTCAACGGGGAACTCTTAGGAGTCCACACTTACACAGGTACCTCAGGGGCTTCAACTTACAACATCATTGGCGCCTCCTCATGGCCAGGAACTGCCTTTAATGGTTCGATTGACGAGGTACAGATCTACAACCGTGCCCTTACAGCCCAAGAAATAGCCGCGATTTATAATGCAGGAAGCGCTGGTATGTGTCCAATCCAGAAGTACAATCTCGCAGTGACCAAAGACGGCACAGGTTCCGGCACGGTAACGAGCGATCCTTCTGGCATAAACTGCGGCGGGACATGCAGTGCCGATTTTAACGAGGGGACAGATGTAACCCTCACCGCCACACCTGAGGTCGACTCAACCTTTGCAGGCTGGGGTGGAGATTGTAATGCCTGCGGAACGAATACCACCTGCAACATAACGATGGATGAAGACAAAGCCTGCAGTGCAAGGTTTGATTTGTCAATGGAGGAACAGCACAATCTCACCGTGACAAGGGACGGTACAGGAAGCGGTACCGTGATGAGCAGTCCTGCAGGCATAAACTGCGGGGAAACGTGCAATGCTGATTTCAACGAGGGCACAGATGTAACCCTCACAGCCACACCTGATGCAGGCTCGACCTTTGCAGGCTGGGGAGGAAATTGTGCTTCCTGCGGAACGAATAGTGCATGCATCGTGACAATGGATGCGGACAGAGTCTGTGTTGCCGTATTTGATCTCAATCAGTATAACCTCGCCCTCAACAAAACTGGCACAGGAAGCGGCACAGTCACTAGCAGTCCTGCTGGAATTGACTGCGGTCAAACGTGCGATGCTGATTTTAACGAAGGAACGGGTGTGAACCTGACGGCGATCCCTGATAGCGGCTCAAGGTTTGTGAGCTGGGGTGATGATTGCAGTTCTTGCGGGACGGAGACCACCTGCAATATAACCATCGATGAAGACAAAGCCTGCAGTGCGACATTTGATTTGTCACCGGTAAGCGGACCTGATCTTGTGGTAAGCTCTCTGACAGCGCCGGAATCAGCAAGGCCCGGAGGCTTAATACGTGTAATGAACTCTGTGACAAATCAGGGCACCCAAAAGGCAGGCCGCTCAAAGGTAGGTTTTTATCTGTCCGCCAATAACGACCCGACCATAGGCCCCGAGGATCTATTCATGGGCTCAAGGAGTGTTCCCCCGCCAGCGGGTCCGCGAAAGCTTGCACCGGGCAAGACATCCAGTACCAAGAAACGACTCAGGATCCCGTCAGACACGGTGGCTGGCACATATTATGTCAAGGCAAAGGCTGATTATCAGGATGTGGTCCAAGAGACAGATGAGACCAACAATATCCTTGTGAGCGGGGAGATCAATATTCAGTAG
- the argC gene encoding N-acetyl-gamma-glutamyl-phosphate reductase, whose translation MVRVGVVGATGYTGAELVRILSGHPGVELSVLTSESYAGLEYSKVYPAMRKKVDIACEPLDPHRVAKAAEVIFTALPHSKSMACVPLLMETGSKVIDMSADFRLKERKIYEQWYAPHTAADLLQSSAYGLPELHRGEISRAKLVAVPGCYPTSAILGVAPLAKAGLLGEDPVIVNSASGVTGAGRSLELGSLFCEVNEGMKAYKVAQHRHTPEMEQEISSLAGREVRVVFVPHLLPLSRGILSTIYLGLKESRSEEYLWMLYSKFYESEPFVRVLAPGQFPNLRDVRGSNFCDIGLRVDSRSGKVIVLVAIDNLVKGASGQAVQCMNIMMGFQEMEGLLGPPLFL comes from the coding sequence ATGGTAAGGGTGGGCGTTGTGGGGGCGACCGGCTACACAGGAGCGGAGTTGGTTCGGATCTTGTCCGGGCATCCTGGTGTGGAGCTTTCGGTGCTCACATCAGAGTCTTATGCCGGGCTCGAGTACTCCAAGGTCTATCCGGCCATGAGAAAGAAGGTGGATATTGCATGTGAGCCTCTTGATCCCCACAGGGTGGCCAAGGCGGCCGAGGTGATCTTCACCGCTCTACCTCATTCCAAGTCAATGGCCTGTGTGCCTCTATTGATGGAAACAGGCAGCAAGGTAATTGATATGAGCGCAGATTTTCGCCTCAAGGAAAGAAAGATTTACGAGCAGTGGTATGCTCCCCACACAGCAGCTGACCTCTTGCAGTCTTCGGCTTATGGGCTGCCTGAGTTGCACAGAGGTGAAATCAGCAGGGCAAAGCTGGTGGCTGTTCCGGGTTGTTATCCAACCTCGGCAATTCTGGGGGTGGCTCCCCTGGCCAAGGCAGGGCTCTTGGGCGAGGATCCAGTAATTGTGAACTCCGCATCGGGGGTCACAGGTGCGGGACGTTCCCTGGAGCTGGGGAGCTTATTTTGCGAGGTGAACGAGGGGATGAAGGCTTACAAGGTGGCTCAACACCGCCACACCCCGGAAATGGAGCAAGAGATCTCGAGTCTGGCCGGCAGGGAGGTCCGTGTGGTTTTTGTGCCGCACCTTTTGCCCTTAAGCAGGGGAATCCTGAGCACCATCTATTTGGGACTGAAAGAGAGCAGGAGCGAAGAGTATCTGTGGATGTTGTACTCCAAGTTCTATGAATCCGAGCCCTTTGTGAGGGTGCTTGCACCAGGTCAGTTTCCGAATCTCAGAGACGTGAGGGGAAGCAATTTCTGCGACATAGGCCTTCGGGTGGACTCCCGAAGCGGGAAAGTCATAGTGTTGGTGGCCATAGACAATCTAGTAAAAGGAGCCTCTGGTCAGGCTGTGCAATGCATGAATATCATGATGGGCTTTCAGGAGATGGAAGGGCTTCTGGGCCCACCACTTTTCCTATGA
- a CDS encoding DUF433 domain-containing protein, translating to MTLTIATETVPLATDVDGVIRVGKTRVTLDTVISAFLDGATAEEITHQYPSLDLADVYSVIAYYLRRRAEVDAYLQRRREQAEKIRKQNESRFDPSGIRERLLARRASGSL from the coding sequence ATGACACTCACGATTGCGACTGAAACGGTTCCTCTAGCGACAGACGTTGACGGCGTTATCCGTGTGGGAAAAACACGAGTGACTCTGGACACGGTCATCTCGGCTTTTCTGGACGGGGCTACGGCAGAAGAGATAACCCATCAATATCCGTCCCTTGATCTGGCTGATGTATATTCGGTAATTGCCTATTATCTGAGACGGCGTGCTGAGGTAGATGCCTATCTCCAACGACGTCGAGAGCAAGCAGAAAAGATTCGGAAACAGAACGAGTCCCGTTTCGATCCGTCAGGCATACGTGAACGTTTGTTAGCACGGCGAGCCAGCGGGAGTTTGTAA
- the smpB gene encoding SsrA-binding protein SmpB → MAAKSPKGREEGKKVVCKNRRAFHEYEILETLEAGMVLVGTEVKSLREGRVNLKDSYAKLDNGEIFLVEAHISPYSHGNIMNHDPLRPRKLLVHKRELRRLAGKVQERGLTLIPLQIYFKGGKAKVELALAKGKRLYDKRAAIKKRDERRDLARELKGR, encoded by the coding sequence ATGGCGGCAAAGAGCCCCAAAGGGCGTGAGGAAGGCAAAAAGGTGGTTTGCAAGAACCGACGTGCCTTCCATGAGTACGAGATCCTGGAGACTCTGGAAGCAGGGATGGTGCTTGTGGGGACAGAGGTGAAAAGCCTCAGAGAAGGTCGTGTGAATCTGAAGGATTCTTACGCCAAACTGGACAACGGTGAGATCTTTCTGGTGGAAGCCCACATATCCCCTTATTCCCATGGCAACATAATGAACCATGATCCTCTCAGGCCTCGAAAGCTACTGGTACACAAGAGGGAACTTCGAAGGCTGGCAGGGAAGGTGCAGGAAAGGGGGCTTACGTTGATCCCTCTGCAGATCTATTTCAAGGGGGGCAAGGCCAAGGTGGAACTTGCCCTGGCCAAGGGGAAAAGGCTTTATGACAAGAGAGCCGCCATAAAAAAGAGGGATGAAAGAAGGGATCTTGCCCGGGAGCTCAAAGGGCGTTAA
- a CDS encoding AbrB/MazE/SpoVT family DNA-binding domain-containing protein, with protein MQTRIQKWGNSFALRIPKSFAQEIGLDQDATVNVSLEDGRLVVVPVAEPPLTLEQLLEQITEDNIHHDIDTGPAVGEEAW; from the coding sequence ATGCAAACCCGAATACAGAAATGGGGGAACAGCTTTGCGCTGCGTATCCCAAAATCCTTTGCCCAAGAAATAGGCCTTGACCAAGATGCCACGGTCAATGTGTCTCTCGAAGACGGCAGGTTAGTTGTGGTGCCTGTTGCTGAACCACCATTGACTCTTGAGCAGCTGCTGGAGCAGATCACAGAAGACAACATCCACCATGATATCGACACTGGCCCGGCCGTGGGTGAAGAAGCATGGTAA
- the rpsI gene encoding 30S ribosomal protein S9, producing the protein MISERFCATGKRKTAVARVWLVPGTGQITVNKRPAQEYFPRITLIRSMLRPLALTGSLERFDVRANVCGGGIAGQADAVTHGIAKALLQVSPELRSVLKKAGLIRRDAREKERKKYGQRGARARFQFSKR; encoded by the coding sequence ATGATTTCTGAGAGGTTTTGTGCCACGGGCAAGAGAAAGACAGCGGTGGCCCGCGTGTGGCTGGTTCCCGGCACCGGGCAGATCACAGTGAACAAGAGGCCTGCCCAGGAATACTTTCCGCGCATAACTCTGATCAGAAGCATGTTGAGGCCCTTGGCCCTAACAGGCAGCCTGGAGCGATTCGATGTGAGGGCCAATGTATGCGGCGGAGGAATAGCGGGGCAGGCAGATGCGGTCACCCATGGAATTGCCAAGGCCCTGTTGCAGGTCAGCCCTGAGCTTCGATCTGTCTTAAAGAAGGCTGGTTTGATCCGCAGAGACGCACGTGAAAAGGAGCGGAAGAAATACGGCCAGAGGGGCGCCAGAGCCAGGTTCCAGTTCTCCAAGAGGTAA
- the rplM gene encoding 50S ribosomal protein L13 — MKTPRTRESEIRRAWHLVDAQDKPLGRVASQVARLLMGKHKPLYEPHLDTGDFVVVVNAQRVYVQDRKRLQRIYYRHSGYPGGLKATPLGEMLTRKPEEVLRMAVRGMLPKNSLGRQMLRKLKVYGGPDHPHEAQKPQGLDF, encoded by the coding sequence ATGAAGACACCGCGCACAAGAGAATCAGAGATTCGAAGGGCTTGGCACCTCGTGGACGCACAGGATAAGCCCTTGGGAAGGGTGGCCAGTCAGGTGGCCAGGCTCCTTATGGGAAAGCATAAACCCTTGTATGAGCCTCATCTGGACACCGGCGATTTCGTGGTAGTGGTCAACGCCCAGAGGGTCTATGTGCAGGATCGTAAACGGCTTCAAAGGATCTACTACAGGCACAGCGGCTATCCCGGAGGCCTGAAAGCGACCCCACTGGGGGAGATGTTGACCAGAAAACCAGAAGAAGTGCTCAGGATGGCTGTCAGGGGAATGCTGCCCAAGAACAGTCTAGGAAGGCAGATGTTGAGAAAACTGAAAGTTTACGGGGGGCCGGATCATCCCCATGAGGCCCAGAAGCCTCAAGGTTTGGATTTTTGA